A genome region from Chloroflexota bacterium includes the following:
- a CDS encoding multicopper oxidase domain-containing protein, with translation MNNQSPSFAITRRAFLKLGASMALAAAGAHWLPSQIEPTALAQSGNPQVDIQMAATDGFIYLPGSVPTFHPDPLAPAPFTNWGFGFRNVTGLTAQQIQDQRNRFQNPAPLLYVDELDDVRITLTNLGLQVRPDLTDGHTIHFHGFRNAIPLFDGVPELSIAIPTGRAFTYFYRPRDPGTYMYHCHFEDVEHVSMGMTGIIFVRPAQNRTGAGGGPVARLGGNASSPVLGYTYNDGVAPSNANSTAYDREYPMFLSEVWAEERYRGAHIQEHDWSEYNPDIWLLNGRAYPDTLAPNGGGTDSGTGDLIAPPGRPDLQYQPYSSLVEANSGDRVLLRFVNLGYQQHAMRLDGIPLRIVGKDATLLRGRDGTFNSISTDTIYLGPGESVDAIFIAPTVSTQTTFLLYNRNYTYLHNPGMSGLGGQMTEIRVSPSGIAPQRTIRTLRVR, from the coding sequence ATGAACAACCAATCGCCTTCGTTCGCGATCACCCGTCGCGCTTTTCTGAAACTGGGCGCGAGCATGGCGCTCGCCGCCGCCGGCGCGCACTGGTTGCCCTCGCAAATCGAACCGACCGCGCTTGCCCAATCTGGTAATCCGCAAGTGGATATTCAAATGGCGGCGACGGATGGATTCATTTACTTGCCGGGCAGTGTGCCCACGTTTCATCCCGATCCGCTCGCGCCCGCGCCGTTCACCAACTGGGGCTTTGGATTCCGAAATGTGACCGGCTTGACCGCGCAACAAATTCAAGACCAACGAAACAGATTTCAGAATCCCGCGCCTCTGTTGTATGTTGACGAACTGGACGACGTGCGAATCACGTTGACGAACCTGGGATTGCAAGTCCGCCCCGATCTGACCGACGGACACACGATTCACTTTCACGGCTTTCGCAACGCGATTCCCTTGTTCGACGGCGTGCCGGAATTGTCCATCGCGATACCCACCGGACGCGCGTTCACCTATTTCTATCGCCCGCGCGACCCAGGCACGTACATGTATCACTGTCACTTTGAAGATGTCGAACACGTTTCGATGGGCATGACCGGCATCATCTTTGTGCGTCCAGCCCAAAATCGCACCGGGGCGGGCGGCGGACCCGTGGCGCGCTTGGGCGGCAACGCCAGTTCGCCGGTGCTCGGTTACACGTACAACGATGGCGTCGCGCCGTCGAATGCAAATTCAACCGCCTACGACCGCGAGTATCCGATGTTTTTAAGCGAAGTCTGGGCGGAAGAACGTTATCGCGGCGCGCACATCCAAGAGCACGATTGGAGCGAGTACAACCCGGACATTTGGTTGCTGAATGGACGCGCGTATCCGGACACGCTCGCGCCGAACGGCGGCGGCACGGATTCGGGCACCGGCGATTTGATCGCGCCGCCCGGGCGACCCGACTTGCAGTATCAACCGTACTCGTCGCTGGTTGAAGCGAACTCGGGTGACCGCGTGTTACTGCGATTTGTGAACCTGGGTTATCAACAACACGCGATGCGATTGGACGGCATCCCGTTGCGGATCGTCGGTAAAGATGCGACGCTCTTGCGCGGACGCGATGGCACCTTCAACTCCATTAGCACGGACACGATCTATCTCGGTCCGGGCGAAAGCGTTGATGCGATCTTTATCGCGCCGACCGTTTCAACGCAGACGACGTTTCTGCTCTACAATCGCAACTATACCTATCTCCACAATCCGGGCATGTCCGGTTTGGGTGGACAAATGACCGAGATTCGCGTTTCACCGTCCGGCATCGCGCCACAGCGAACGATCAGGACGCTCCGAGTCCGCTAG
- a CDS encoding multicopper oxidase domain-containing protein, whose translation MRKTIFKPTLFVIVIVVAVLVAVAHSASRASVALAAPPQSGLLCTTSGTPNANFTLTARTGYISLPDGNQIFMWSFANGSGAFQYPGPNLCVQQGDTITITLNNTLAEPVSIIFPGMENVLANGAPAQPQFSGSTLTSLAQVAPPGGSVTYSFVASQPGTYLYESGTDMGKQVQMGLFGALVVRPSAGAQYAYDTSTRFNTSAEFVMLFSELDPFLHQAIERNQAYDVTTYHPRYWMINGRAFPDTIAPNNAVWLPSQPYGALVHIRPRDASNPDPALVRYLNVGSLNHPFHPHGNHGRVIARDARTLRGPTNQDLSYEKFAVTIGGGQTWDATYDWADVEGWTPANPIPVTIPQLQNLQFKDNATWYSGSPYLGYRDDLPSGVVSFNECGEYYMVWHSHALNEAANFDAGFGGMMTLQRIDPPLPNTCP comes from the coding sequence ATGAGAAAAACGATTTTCAAACCGACCTTGTTCGTCATCGTGATCGTGGTCGCCGTACTGGTCGCGGTCGCGCATTCCGCCTCGCGCGCGTCGGTCGCGCTCGCGGCGCCGCCGCAATCCGGCTTGCTCTGCACGACGAGCGGTACGCCGAACGCGAACTTTACGCTCACGGCGCGCACGGGTTACATCAGTCTCCCCGATGGCAACCAGATTTTCATGTGGAGTTTTGCCAACGGGAGCGGCGCGTTCCAATATCCCGGACCGAACTTGTGCGTGCAACAGGGCGACACGATAACAATCACGCTCAACAATACCTTGGCGGAACCGGTCTCGATCATTTTCCCTGGCATGGAAAATGTTTTGGCGAACGGCGCGCCGGCGCAACCCCAGTTTAGCGGCAGCACACTCACCTCGCTCGCGCAAGTCGCGCCGCCGGGCGGGAGCGTCACGTACAGTTTTGTCGCGTCGCAACCCGGCACGTACCTGTACGAGAGCGGGACGGATATGGGCAAGCAAGTGCAGATGGGCTTGTTCGGTGCGTTGGTCGTGCGACCAAGCGCCGGCGCGCAGTACGCGTACGACACCAGTACGCGCTTCAACACGTCTGCTGAATTCGTCATGCTGTTTTCCGAACTCGATCCGTTCCTGCATCAAGCGATTGAACGCAATCAAGCGTACGATGTCACCACGTACCATCCGCGTTACTGGATGATCAACGGGCGCGCATTCCCCGACACGATTGCGCCGAACAACGCGGTGTGGTTGCCCTCGCAACCTTACGGCGCGCTGGTGCACATTCGACCGCGCGATGCGTCGAACCCAGACCCCGCCCTGGTGCGGTACTTGAATGTGGGCAGTTTGAATCATCCGTTCCACCCGCACGGCAATCACGGACGCGTGATCGCGCGCGACGCGCGCACGCTCCGCGGACCGACGAACCAAGACCTCTCGTACGAAAAATTCGCGGTGACGATTGGCGGCGGGCAAACCTGGGACGCGACGTACGATTGGGCGGACGTGGAAGGGTGGACGCCGGCGAATCCAATTCCCGTGACGATTCCCCAACTGCAGAATTTGCAATTCAAGGACAATGCGACCTGGTATAGCGGCAGTCCGTACCTGGGTTATCGCGATGACTTGCCTTCCGGCGTCGTCTCGTTCAACGAGTGCGGCGAATACTATATGGTTTGGCACAGTCATGCCTTGAACGAAGCGGCGAACTTTGACGCGGGCTTTGGCGGGATGATGACCTTACAACGCATTGACCCACCATTGCCGAACACGTGCCCATAA
- a CDS encoding IPT/TIG domain-containing protein, whose amino-acid sequence MSHRQWWSVSGLRLPAILVALLVLLVIAVPGSLAHAAATTNPGELDRQPNPAIPAAVTNTLRIRVVSARTSGAITQGQVVPNFQFIIVRDDTGNPTQARTPGCSPATDPNYPANCEWPSIKVMSGGSAGQVVTQGSQTNLNETTGIILPNGRYMISVTAEGFKIDGAWFTVPLADPGLITVSMQPHPLPLGTLRIQVFEDSMTNGQYDPNSGERGLAGFVAHLDDVLGEVTTDWFGNPLCTRYDAGGNPIPGSGGQCVSDVNGLITIPNLGPNRYAVFVVPPNGQTWIQTTTLEGGHDWDVWLHENYTGYDPEMIVGGEQVPEAVFGYVQPRSLPASGAAGRITGRAMGIREYVQQAGGSVPEGPVARPWVALTNLLTGDTLIYAAQGNADGTFDIQNVPNGDYQLAVWDAPQLYLLQLQNVTVQNGQTVNVGDMLLAHWFGTIEGTVFIDTNENGRRDPGEAGLPGQSIALKTRENSLVDQGSNSTVTDNQGRYVMNLTYEYGWWNVLEVYNDRFFTTGVTWQTDNQPTETTVLGAGVDVAVYNLAGLRTRVDWGVRPYAPGTNGGIVGTVVYNATRNELDARFSATEDYEGGIPNLTVNLYAPVPCTLDPGDPTCAPNPNGLGGYRTNPDGSFTRGPLLNTYLTETFTRPTDCVARTSTGVPLSQAFLPPSTGGFDCLEAPVMGNQVQTGFSSVNGNYGFTTILADPVTGAPIPESPMPPGEYLVEVVVPNDAFGRPLFKVTKEEDINVFGGDQFAPQVPPPPCVGPLHTVRVVGDVSQALFDPFNPSTTSGVYNPSFLDAGGSPYEGQRRPLCNMLLVTVQNGKSIAPIFSYFTDVPLPGRLFGTVFNDLALSVNPQDLWYGEKAGIPNIPVGIYDYSGRYITTLTSDPNGTFEILLPSTATYNCPLPAGPCPGVYRLVSNDPGQPGRPNPNYNPYYRTLVTNWQIWPNLTLLADAALVSSATVLEFPGTQTVRAAQCQLAATTPQLFAVSPRPYVTLPANAAARTFTISGQGFGATQNDGRVMLDNVVLDINSWNDREISARVPDTITPGAYQLQIIAGNGQRTVNGLTFHVRGNGYTPTVFEVGPGRTYATVQAALEAAANTARALVVVYPNTPGQFTPLGDYYENIVIHSPVKLQGVGPGGTRADGTFVPGSILNGLGFGTLRAPAWLTLVAGLQNNPATQWSGNQNVYESEVIYVLARNGQFTPNYRAGIDGLTIRSGTEFGTPGPTPAFPAGVATQGGGILVNAYARNLQITNNVIWGNGGAYGGAIRVGTPYVGNNNNDNLRIANNRILDNGGTNLAGAIAIFTGSNNYEIANNDICGNFSAEYGAGISHFGLSPNGSIHHNRIYLNESYDEGAGIMIASELPANPAALPPGAGAVDIYDNIIEANLANDDGGGIRFLMAGNFPYNIYNNLIVNNVSTDEGGGIAIDDAPNVRIYNNTIMKNITTATAATSNGLPKPTGLSTSQNSAALQASLPTGSPIFSNPVLFNNIFWDNRAGRWNGTMLVGIGAAGDATPINYWDLGVADGSGLLAPTNSLLQEASTALHPYTMNASNVVGSNPQVVSPYDLTVTALPWRGEPNFIDNIIVALETPPNQMGNYHIANTSPAQNAGAQQRSGIFAPMTDLDGDYRPSFGGFEIGADERPGAFPVLDTFNRADGNVNSGGITEWRGNTNLTAFRVFNNRLQVRSAGYLYWNPTFGANQEAFFTFRRTSPTATRQGVLLKVDNLAANGSGPGPNTRFIEVSYRANTNSVTIDTLAPAPQGRVQRAAINRVNLDDGDQLGARAYSDGTVNVYKNGILLGSTNIATGANAWALAYVAGGGQIGLWFQGPLAPPNDARLDRFGGGTLPAIGPAAVVLVNVPTATVTATRTVTPTATITRTATVSATATLTRTATITPTATATRTITPTATRTITATLAPTATRTPTIAPTRTVTPTVAPTRTITPTLAPAVLPNPTRTITPTRTSMQFPSPTNRDAAQPEYAIANPVARWEMLGLLSNISGLETVRRREIARSLS is encoded by the coding sequence ATGTCGCATCGTCAGTGGTGGTCTGTATCTGGGCTTCGCTTGCCGGCGATCCTGGTCGCCCTCTTGGTGCTGCTCGTCATCGCCGTGCCCGGTTCGCTAGCGCACGCGGCGGCAACCACCAATCCCGGCGAGTTGGACCGACAGCCGAACCCGGCAATCCCAGCCGCCGTCACCAACACACTGCGGATCAGGGTGGTCAGTGCGCGCACATCCGGCGCGATTACGCAAGGTCAGGTCGTTCCCAATTTCCAGTTCATCATCGTGCGCGACGACACCGGCAATCCCACGCAAGCGCGCACGCCCGGTTGTTCGCCCGCGACCGATCCGAATTATCCGGCAAATTGTGAATGGCCCTCGATCAAGGTCATGTCGGGCGGCTCGGCGGGTCAAGTGGTCACGCAAGGCAGTCAGACTAATCTCAACGAAACCACGGGCATCATTCTCCCTAACGGTCGCTACATGATTTCAGTCACCGCGGAGGGATTCAAGATTGATGGCGCGTGGTTTACGGTTCCCCTCGCCGACCCAGGATTGATTACGGTTTCGATGCAGCCGCACCCCTTGCCGCTCGGCACTCTGCGTATTCAGGTGTTTGAAGACAGCATGACCAACGGTCAGTACGATCCCAACTCCGGCGAACGCGGACTCGCCGGATTCGTCGCGCATCTGGACGATGTGCTCGGCGAAGTGACCACCGACTGGTTCGGCAATCCGCTCTGCACGCGCTACGACGCCGGCGGCAATCCGATTCCTGGGTCGGGCGGTCAATGCGTGAGCGATGTGAACGGTCTCATCACGATCCCGAACCTGGGTCCGAATCGGTACGCCGTCTTTGTCGTTCCACCGAACGGGCAGACCTGGATTCAAACGACGACGCTCGAAGGCGGTCATGATTGGGACGTGTGGCTGCACGAGAACTATACCGGGTACGATCCGGAAATGATCGTCGGCGGCGAGCAGGTGCCGGAAGCTGTGTTCGGCTACGTGCAACCCAGGTCTCTCCCAGCGAGCGGCGCGGCCGGTCGCATCACCGGGCGCGCTATGGGCATTCGCGAGTACGTCCAGCAAGCCGGCGGCTCGGTGCCCGAAGGACCCGTCGCGCGTCCCTGGGTCGCGCTGACCAATCTCCTCACCGGCGATACGCTCATCTATGCCGCGCAAGGCAATGCGGACGGAACCTTTGACATTCAGAATGTGCCGAATGGCGATTATCAACTCGCGGTCTGGGATGCGCCCCAACTTTATTTGTTGCAACTGCAGAATGTGACCGTCCAAAATGGTCAGACCGTAAATGTGGGCGATATGCTCTTGGCGCATTGGTTCGGCACGATTGAAGGAACTGTTTTCATTGACACGAATGAAAATGGTCGGCGCGATCCCGGCGAAGCCGGATTGCCCGGTCAGAGCATCGCCCTGAAAACGCGCGAGAACTCACTCGTGGATCAAGGGAGCAACAGCACCGTCACCGACAATCAGGGACGCTATGTGATGAACCTGACCTACGAGTACGGTTGGTGGAATGTCCTCGAAGTGTACAACGATCGTTTCTTTACGACCGGCGTGACGTGGCAAACGGACAATCAACCGACCGAGACGACCGTGCTTGGCGCGGGCGTGGATGTTGCCGTGTACAATCTTGCCGGTTTACGCACGCGCGTGGATTGGGGCGTGCGTCCATACGCGCCGGGCACGAACGGCGGCATCGTCGGCACGGTCGTCTACAACGCGACGCGCAACGAACTCGACGCGCGCTTTTCCGCGACGGAAGACTATGAAGGCGGTATTCCCAATCTGACGGTTAATTTGTACGCCCCCGTGCCATGCACGCTCGACCCTGGCGACCCAACGTGCGCGCCGAACCCCAACGGCTTGGGCGGGTATCGCACCAATCCCGACGGTTCATTCACGCGCGGACCTCTGCTCAACACGTACCTCACCGAGACTTTTACGCGACCGACCGATTGTGTCGCGCGGACAAGCACCGGCGTACCTTTGTCGCAAGCATTCTTGCCACCCTCGACCGGCGGATTCGATTGTCTCGAAGCGCCAGTGATGGGAAATCAAGTTCAGACCGGTTTTTCATCCGTCAATGGCAATTACGGTTTTACGACGATCCTGGCAGACCCGGTAACCGGCGCGCCGATTCCCGAATCGCCGATGCCGCCGGGCGAATACCTGGTCGAAGTGGTCGTGCCGAACGACGCGTTTGGCAGACCCTTGTTCAAGGTCACGAAGGAAGAAGACATTAACGTTTTCGGCGGCGATCAATTTGCGCCGCAAGTTCCGCCGCCGCCCTGCGTGGGTCCCTTGCACACGGTTCGCGTGGTGGGCGATGTGTCGCAGGCGCTCTTCGATCCGTTCAATCCTTCGACGACGAGCGGTGTGTACAATCCCAGTTTCTTGGACGCGGGCGGCAGTCCCTACGAAGGGCAACGCCGACCCTTGTGCAACATGCTCCTCGTCACCGTGCAGAATGGAAAATCCATCGCGCCGATCTTTTCGTACTTTACCGATGTGCCTTTGCCGGGACGTCTGTTCGGCACTGTGTTCAACGACCTCGCGCTTTCGGTCAACCCGCAAGATTTGTGGTACGGCGAAAAAGCCGGCATTCCCAATATTCCGGTTGGCATTTACGATTACAGCGGCAGATACATCACGACCTTGACTTCGGATCCCAATGGCACGTTCGAGATATTGCTCCCCTCCACCGCGACGTACAACTGTCCCTTGCCGGCGGGACCTTGTCCTGGGGTGTATCGTCTAGTCTCGAATGATCCTGGGCAACCTGGACGACCGAATCCGAACTATAACCCGTACTATCGAACGCTCGTGACGAATTGGCAAATCTGGCCCAATCTCACTTTGCTCGCTGATGCCGCGCTCGTATCGTCGGCGACCGTCCTCGAATTTCCAGGTACGCAGACGGTGCGCGCGGCGCAGTGCCAACTCGCCGCGACCACGCCGCAACTCTTCGCCGTATCGCCGCGACCGTACGTCACACTTCCCGCCAATGCCGCGGCGCGCACGTTCACGATCAGCGGTCAAGGTTTTGGCGCGACCCAGAATGACGGCAGAGTGATGCTCGACAATGTGGTGTTGGACATCAACTCGTGGAATGATCGCGAGATCAGCGCGCGGGTACCGGACACGATCACGCCCGGCGCGTATCAACTTCAGATTATCGCGGGCAACGGTCAGCGCACCGTGAATGGCTTGACCTTCCACGTACGCGGCAACGGCTACACGCCCACGGTGTTCGAGGTCGGACCCGGGCGAACGTACGCGACGGTGCAAGCTGCGCTCGAAGCGGCGGCAAACACTGCGCGCGCGCTCGTCGTCGTGTACCCGAACACCCCAGGACAATTCACGCCGTTGGGTGACTATTACGAAAACATCGTCATCCACTCGCCGGTAAAATTGCAAGGTGTGGGACCAGGCGGCACGCGCGCCGATGGCACGTTCGTTCCTGGCTCGATCCTCAACGGGCTGGGTTTTGGAACGCTCCGCGCGCCGGCGTGGCTCACACTCGTCGCGGGATTACAAAATAATCCGGCGACGCAATGGAGCGGCAATCAAAATGTGTACGAGTCAGAGGTCATCTATGTCCTCGCGCGCAACGGACAATTCACCCCGAACTATCGCGCGGGGATTGACGGCTTGACGATTCGCAGCGGCACTGAGTTCGGCACACCCGGACCGACGCCGGCATTTCCGGCGGGCGTGGCGACCCAGGGAGGCGGCATTCTCGTCAACGCCTACGCGCGCAATTTGCAAATCACGAACAATGTGATTTGGGGCAATGGCGGCGCGTACGGCGGCGCGATTCGCGTGGGCACGCCGTACGTCGGCAACAACAACAACGACAATCTTCGCATCGCGAACAATCGCATCCTGGACAACGGCGGCACGAATCTCGCCGGTGCAATCGCCATCTTTACCGGTTCCAACAACTATGAAATCGCGAACAATGACATCTGCGGAAACTTTTCCGCCGAGTACGGCGCGGGCATCAGCCACTTTGGTCTCAGCCCGAACGGTTCGATCCATCACAATCGCATCTACCTGAACGAATCGTACGACGAAGGCGCGGGCATTATGATCGCCAGCGAATTGCCGGCGAATCCCGCCGCGTTGCCGCCGGGCGCGGGCGCGGTGGACATCTACGACAACATTATCGAAGCGAATCTCGCGAATGACGACGGCGGCGGCATTCGTTTCCTGATGGCGGGCAACTTTCCGTACAACATTTACAACAACCTGATCGTGAACAATGTTTCCACCGACGAAGGCGGCGGCATCGCGATTGACGACGCGCCTAACGTACGGATTTACAACAACACGATTATGAAGAACATTACCACGGCGACGGCGGCGACGAGCAACGGACTCCCCAAGCCGACCGGTCTCTCGACTTCGCAAAACAGCGCGGCGTTGCAAGCATCGTTGCCGACTGGCTCGCCGATTTTCAGCAACCCGGTTCTGTTCAACAATATCTTCTGGGACAATCGCGCGGGACGTTGGAATGGGACGATGCTCGTCGGCATCGGCGCTGCCGGCGATGCAACGCCGATCAACTACTGGGACCTGGGTGTGGCTGATGGTTCCGGTTTGCTCGCGCCGACAAACTCGCTTCTGCAAGAAGCGTCCACCGCGTTGCATCCGTACACGATGAATGCGTCCAACGTCGTGGGATCGAATCCTCAAGTCGTATCGCCTTACGATCTGACGGTGACGGCGCTGCCTTGGCGCGGCGAACCAAACTTTATTGATAACATTATCGTCGCGCTCGAAACGCCGCCGAACCAGATGGGCAACTATCACATCGCCAACACATCCCCGGCGCAGAATGCCGGCGCGCAACAACGCTCTGGAATTTTTGCGCCGATGACGGACTTGGATGGCGACTATCGTCCCTCGTTCGGCGGATTTGAAATCGGCGCGGATGAACGCCCCGGCGCATTCCCAGTCTTGGATACGTTCAATCGCGCGGATGGGAATGTGAACAGCGGCGGCATCACCGAGTGGCGCGGCAATACGAACCTGACCGCGTTCCGTGTGTTCAACAATCGCCTCCAGGTTCGCAGCGCCGGGTACTTGTACTGGAATCCAACATTCGGCGCGAATCAAGAAGCGTTCTTTACCTTCCGCCGGACATCGCCGACCGCGACGCGCCAGGGAGTGTTGCTCAAAGTGGACAACCTTGCCGCGAACGGTTCTGGTCCAGGTCCGAACACACGATTCATCGAAGTGAGTTATCGCGCCAATACCAACTCGGTGACGATAGATACACTAGCGCCCGCACCACAGGGGCGTGTCCAGCGTGCGGCGATCAACCGCGTGAACCTGGACGACGGCGATCAATTGGGCGCGCGAGCGTACTCGGATGGAACGGTGAACGTGTACAAGAATGGGATCTTGCTCGGCAGTACGAACATCGCGACCGGCGCGAATGCCTGGGCGCTCGCTTACGTCGCGGGCGGCGGACAGATCGGTCTCTGGTTCCAGGGTCCGCTCGCGCCGCCGAACGACGCGCGCCTGGATCGGTTTGGCGGTGGCACGTTGCCCGCGATCGGTCCGGCTGCGGTGGTTCTCGTGAACGTACCCACCGCGACAGTGACCGCGACAAGGACGGTGACACCGACCGCGACGATCACGCGGACAGCAACGGTTTCGGCGACGGCAACGCTCACGCGCACCGCGACGATCACGCCAACCGCCACCGCGACGCGCACCATCACGCCGACCGCGACGCGCACGATCACAGCCACACTCGCACCCACCGCGACGCGCACACCAACCATCGCGCCAACGCGCACCGTCACGCCGACCGTCGCGCCAACGCGCACCATCACACCCACCCTCGCGCCGGCGGTTCTGCCCAATCCCACACGGACGATCACACCAACGCGCACGAGTATGCAATTCCCATCGCCGACAAATCGCGACGCGGCGCAGCCGGAATACGCAATCGCCAATCCGGTCGCGCGATGGGAGATGCTGGGATTGCTCTCGAACATTTCGGGTTTGGAAACGGTACGTCGGCGCGAGATCGCGCGGAGTTTGAGCTAG
- a CDS encoding response regulator transcription factor, whose translation MLESSSMEDVQFCAILTAIVKRFVRLVGVPAALNVARRVPGLIVDETGNVLAYDKTDPLPTLTILIDQYETVFGNIASTLAQQATQTLRSPPKPVVNRNGNTPTVTRPITILIADDHVVYREGLASLLYSQSDFKIVGQVDTIENTIQSARDLKPNVVLLDCDLADGDAASATRAILNESPQTSIVFLGTHDNQEWIFDAIRAGVVGFLFKTMRSTELVNTIRGVMRGEAGISRTIARRLLQELSRTPAPQDDEFCGNGSKHPTKREIEIIRELARGASNREIAQRFVISENTVRNHVGNVLAKLHLRSRRDVAQYVRRYGIPVSASARDAAK comes from the coding sequence GTGCTAGAATCATCGTCTATGGAAGATGTGCAGTTCTGCGCAATTCTTACTGCGATTGTCAAGCGGTTTGTGCGATTGGTTGGCGTGCCCGCGGCGCTGAATGTGGCGCGACGCGTCCCTGGATTGATCGTGGATGAGACGGGCAACGTCCTCGCTTACGACAAGACCGATCCACTCCCCACCCTCACCATATTGATTGACCAATATGAAACCGTCTTTGGCAACATTGCGTCTACCCTGGCGCAACAAGCGACGCAAACATTGCGGAGTCCGCCCAAACCGGTCGTCAATCGGAATGGGAACACTCCCACCGTCACTCGCCCTATTACGATTCTCATTGCCGACGATCACGTTGTCTACCGCGAGGGCTTGGCAAGTTTGCTCTATTCTCAATCCGATTTCAAAATCGTCGGGCAGGTGGATACGATTGAAAACACCATTCAATCGGCGCGTGACTTGAAACCCAACGTGGTGTTGTTAGATTGTGACCTGGCTGACGGTGATGCGGCAAGCGCCACCCGCGCGATCTTGAATGAATCGCCGCAAACCTCCATCGTGTTTCTCGGTACGCACGACAATCAAGAATGGATCTTTGATGCGATCCGCGCCGGGGTGGTCGGGTTTCTGTTCAAGACAATGCGTTCGACCGAATTGGTCAACACCATTCGCGGCGTGATGCGCGGCGAAGCCGGCATCTCGCGCACGATTGCGCGCCGTTTGTTGCAAGAACTCTCGCGTACACCGGCTCCACAGGATGATGAATTTTGCGGCAACGGATCAAAGCATCCGACCAAACGAGAAATCGAAATCATTCGTGAATTGGCAAGAGGAGCCAGCAACCGCGAAATCGCGCAACGATTTGTGATCAGCGAGAACACGGTACGGAATCACGTCGGCAACGTGCTCGCCAAACTGCATCTGCGTAGCCGTCGCGATGTGGCGCAATACGTGCGTCGTTATGGCATCCCCGTATCGGCGTCTGCCCGAGATGCGGCGAAATAA